A single genomic interval of Helianthus annuus cultivar XRQ/B chromosome 13, HanXRQr2.0-SUNRISE, whole genome shotgun sequence harbors:
- the LOC110897860 gene encoding histone H3.2 — protein MARTKQTARKSTGGKAPRKQLATKAARKSAPATGGVKKPHRFRPGTVALREIRKYQKSTELLIRKLPFQRLVREIAQDFKTDLRFQSSAVAALQEASEAYLVGLFEDTNLCAIHAKRVTIMPKDMQLARRIRGERA, from the coding sequence ATGGCCCGTACAAAACAAACCGCCAGAAAATCAACCGGAGGAAAGGCTCCACGTAAGCAACTGGCGACAAAGGCCGCCAGAAAGTCAGCTCCGGCGACCGGAGGAGTGAAAAAACCACACAGATTCAGGCCGGGAACTGTGGCGTTGAGGGAGATCAGGAAGTACCAGAAGAGCACTGAACTCTTGATCAGGAAGTTGCCGTTTCAGAGGCTCGTGAGAGAGATTGCTCAGGATTTCAAAACTGATTTGAGGTTCCAGAGCTCAGCTGTTGCTGCTCTTCAAGAAGCTTCTGAGGCTTACCTTGTTGGTTTGTTTGAGGACACCAATCTGTGTGCGATTCACGCCAAGAGGGTTACCATTATGCCCAAGGATATGCAGCTTGCTAGGAGGATTAGGGGTGAGAGGGCTTAG
- the LOC110900829 gene encoding uncharacterized protein LOC110900829, with amino-acid sequence MDWLSKHQAEILCKEKIVHIPLLNGESLSVQGHRSGAMACIISAMKAQKCLRKGYPAILALVTDSQSDERRIEDLPVVREFPDVFPQELPADALSRKETKPKRVRALQLTIHSGLPAQIRSAQIEALKEENIKAGYLQGMEKRLVVRSDGIHYFRERVWVPLYGNLRELVMDEAHKSRYYVHPGSDKMYQDLRVMYWWPKMKAHIATYVSKCLSCAKVKVEYQKPSGLLQKPEIPTWKWE; translated from the exons atggattggttgtctaagcatcaGGCGGAAATCctctgcaaggagaaaatcgtgcaTATTCCTCTCCTTAACGGagaatctttatcggttcagggtcatcgtaGTGGTGCTATGGCTTGTATTATCTCAGcgatgaaggctcagaagtgtctgcgtaagggctaccctgctatttTAGCTCTTGTTACTGACTCGCAGTCTGATGAGAGAAGGATCGAGGaccttccagttgttcgtgagtTTCCTGACGTGTTTCCTcaagaactccctg ctgatgcccttagccgaaaggagaCGAAGCCTAAGCGTGTTCGCgctctacagcttactattcactctggtTTACCTGCTCAGATTCGTTCCGCTCAGATCGAGGCATTGAAAGAAGAAAACATCAAGGCTGGATACTTGCAGGGCATGGAAAAGCGATTGGTGGTGAGATCTGACGGCATTCATTACTTTAGGGAGCGGGTATGGGTTCCTCTATATGGTAAtcttcgagagcttgtgatggacgaagcgcacaagtctcggtATTATGTTCACCCgggctcagacaaaatgtatcaggaccTCAGGGTCATGTATTGGTGGCCAAAGATGAAGGCTCACATAGCGACGTATGTGAGTAAGTGTTTgtcttgtgctaaagtcaaagtggagtatcagaaaccctcaggtctacTTCAGAAGCCAGAGATACCCACGTGGAAATGGGAGTAG